AGGCATGATGAAAAAAGCGAAATTAAAAGGTAAATAACTTCAAGGTTTTTTATCTAGTATTTAAAGCGAAAGATGTGTATAATCGCACGTTTTTCAGTAGATGGAATTAAAGGGAGCGTCAAAATGGCTCGTATTGCCGGCGTAAACATTCCAGTTAACAAGCACATTGTTATTGGATTGACTTCGATCTACGGGATTGGTTCTACTGCTGCAAAGAAAGTTTGTGCAGCTACTGGTATCGAACCATCTACGAAAGTTCGAGAACTAACTGAAGATCAGTTAGAAGCACTTCGTAACGAAGTGACAAACTACACGATTGAAGGTGATCTTCGTCGTGAAGTGTCTATGAATATTAAGCGTTTGATGGACATGGGTTGTTACCGTGGAATTCGTCATCGTCGTAGCCTACCACTACGTGGTCAGCGCACTAAGACGAATGCACGTACTCGTAAAGGTCCAATCAAACCAATCAAGCGTTAATGCTTAGATAGCGAGAAAGAATATGGCAAAAGCAAATTCACGTGTTAAAAAGAAGGCTAAACAGGTCGTAACGGATGCGGTAGCGCACGTTCACGCCAGCTTCAATAACACGATCGTAACTATTACTGACCGTCAAGGTAACGCACTATGCTGGGCAACTTCTGGTGGTAGCGGATTCCGTGGTTCTCGTAAGAGTACTCCATTCGCTGCACAGGTTGCTGCAGAACGAGTTGGGCAAATGGCTCAAGAATACGGTGTTAAGAACATAGATGTTATGGTTAAAGGTCCTGGACCTGGCCGTGACTCTGCTGTTCGTGGTCTAAACAGTGTTGGTTTCAAAATTACTTCAATTTCTGATGTAACTCCGATTCCTCACAACGGATGCCGCCCACCTAAGAAACGTCGCGTTTAATTTTTGAGGTAATCATGGCTAGATATATTGGTCCTAAGTGTAAACTTGCCCGCCGTGAAGGTACTGATCTATTTTTGAAAAGCGGTGTTCGTAGCATCGAATCAAAATGTAAAATCGATCAACTACCAGGTGTACACGGTGCAGCTCGTAAAAAGGTAACTGAATACGGACTTCAGTTGCGTGAAAAACAAAAAGTTCGTCGTATGTACGGTGTTCTAGAGAAAAAGTTCCGTCTTTACTATAAAGAAGCGGATCGTCGTAAAGGTTCTACTGGTGTAAACCTTCTACAAATCCTAGAAAGCCGTCTTGACAATGTTGTATACCGTATGGGCTTTGCTGCAACTCGTGCAGAAGCTCGTCAGCTTGTTTCGCATAAAGCGATCTTGGTTAACGGTCAATCAGTAAATATTCCGTCTTTCGAAGTATCTGCTGGTGATGTGGTTTCTATTCGTGAGAAATCTCGCAACCAAACTCGTATCGCAGCAGCGCTTGAATTGAAAGCGCAAACTGGTGCGGTTAGCTGGGTTGAAGTAGACACTAAAGCATTTGAAGGTACTTTTAAATCAGTTCCTGATCGTGCTGATCTGTCTGCTGATATTCAAGAAAACTTGATTGTTGAGCTTTACTCTAAGTAATAGAAACGGAGATCACCTCTGATGCAAGAGATGTTAGAACAGTTGTTGACACCTCGCATGGTCGATATTCAACGTCTAACGCCATTTCACAGTCGTGTAACCCTAGAGCCGCTTGAACGCGGCTTTGGTCACACTCTAGGAAATGCGTTACGTCGTATTTTGTTATCTTCTATGCCGGGTGCGGCTATCGTAGAAGCCCAAATTGATGGTGTTTTACACGAATACTCATCGATTGAAGGTGTAAGAGAAGACGTTTTAGAAATTCTCTTAAACCTAAAAGAGGTGGCGGTCAAATTACACGCAACAAACAGCGCAGAATTGACTTTAAATAAACAAGGACCTGCAGTTGTCCGCGCTTCAGATATCGCGCTAAACCATGATGTTGAAATCGCTAATCCGGATCACATCATTGCGCATTTGTCTGAAGGTGCTGAACTGAACATGAGCCTACGTGTTGAAAGTGGTATGGGTTACCGTGCAGCACAAACCGATAACGACAGCGCGATCGGTGTACTGCGTCTGGATGCGAGTTTCTCGCCGGTTCATACCGTCAGCTACGAAGTTCAGAATGCTCGTGTTGAACAACGTACCGACCTTGATAAGTTGATTTTTGACGTGGTTACTGATGGTACCCTTGATCCGGAAGACGCGATCAAGCAAGCGGCTACTGTTCTTCACCTACAACTGAATGCATTTGTAGATCTGAAGCACAAAGAAGTTGCGGCTCCTCAGGAAGAAGAGAACGAGTTTGATCCGATCTTCTTGCAACCTGTTGACGACTTAGAGTTAACTGTTCGTTCAGCTAACTGTCTGAAAGCAGAACAAATCTACTACATTGGCGATCTTGTACAGCGTGCGGAACCGCAACTGCTTAAGACGCCTAACCTAGGTAAGAAATCTCTGCAAGAAATCAAAGATGTTCTTGCTCAAAGAGGTTTGAGCCTTGGTACAAAACTGGAAAACTGGCCACCAGCAAGTCTGGTGAGCAAGGAATCTTAATATAAGGAAGCTATCATGCGTCATGGTAAATCAGGTCGTAAGTTAAATCGTAACAGCGCGCACCGTAAAGCAATGTTCAAAAACATGTCTGCTTCACTTATCGAACATGAAGTAATCCGTACTACGGTTGCTAAGGCTAAAGAACTTCGTACAGTTGCAGAGCCTTTGATTACGCTGGCTAAAAATGACAGCGTTCACAACCGCCGTACTGCCTTTGCTCGTTTAGGTGATAAAGCAGCAGTAGGTAAGTTATTCCAAGAGCTTGGTCCACGTTACCAAGGTCGTCCAGGTGGTTACATCCGCATTCTTAAATGCGGTTACCGTCCTGGTGATAACGCACCTATGGCGATTGTTGAATTGGTTGACCGCCCAGTTGCGGAAGCCGACAACGCCGCTGAGTAATCAGCAATAAAGAAAGCCGGTTAATCCGGCTTTTTTTATGCCTATCGAAAACGTAAACTAGCAGTTATGTTATTCGATACCCATGCCCATCTTTTAGAAGCCACACCGCAAGAGGTTGCCGCGCTTCATTATCCCGTACTTAACGTTACAACCGATTCATCGCAATGGAGCGATGCTGTTGAACTTTCAAAACAGTCTCCGATGGTTGCTTGTGCCCTGGGACTGCACCCATGGTTCGTTTGTGAAGACAGTTTCCCCGCTTTGGTAACTCTCGAAAATTACTTACAGCGAGAAAAGATTTGCGCCCTAGGAGAAATAGGTCTCGATTTTCAAAAACAGTTCTCCGCCAATAAAGATCTCCAATTGGAAGTATTTGAATCTCAGCTACAATTGGCGCAAAAATACCTGTTACCGGTTTCGATTCATGTGATCAAAGCGCACAATGAGATGCTGGCGCTGATTAAAGAGTATCCCGTTAGTGGGGTTATACACGGCCTGGGGGCTTCTTTGCCCTTAGTTAAGTCTTATATCGATTTAGGCTTCAAAGTCGGCGTAAATGGCGTTGTATGCCGTGAGAATGCAAACCGCTATCATGCTATGCTGCAAAATTTTGATTTGCGTCATTTTGTGTTGGAAACGGATTACCCGAATATCGCTTTGCCCGGGCAAAACAACGTCTCTTTGAATGACATCAACCGGGTTGCGGAAACGGTTGCAAGCTTAAAAAACAGTCCGCTTGAAGAGGTCTTGCTACAAACAGGCTATAATGCGCAGCAGATTTTTAGATTTTCGCAGGACTAAAGAATGGACGCACTTTTCGAACGCAGTTTATTGGTATTTGAAGAGAAGGGGATTGCGCAACTGCAAAATGCGCATGTACTGGTTGCGGGCGTAGGTGGTGTCGGCGGTTTTGTCGCCGAAGCACTGGCTCGCGCTGGCGTTGGCCAAATCACTTTGATTGATCATGATACGGTCAATCCTTCTAATAAAAACCGCCAGATTATTGCCTTGGATTCTAACCTCGGTCGGAACAAGGCAGAGGTGATGGCCGCGCGGATTGCTGATATCAATCCTGCCTGCAGGGTAACTATCAGCAAGGAATTCATTCGTCCTGACGATATGCACAGTCTGCTCAGTCCCGGGTACGATTATGTGGTTGACGCGATAGACAGCTTGAACTGCAAAGTCGCTTTAGTGGCGACCGCCAAACAACTCGGTTTAAAGGTTGCCTCCAGCATGGGAGCGGGGCGTCGTATCGACCCGTCCAAGATTCAACTGGCCGATATTTCCAAAACACACGGCTGCGCTCTGGCTAGAAATATGCGCCAGCGTCTCAAAAAGCAGAGAATCGCCAAGGGCGTTATGACGGTTTTTTCGAGCGAAATTCCCAAGGCTCCGGGGCCGATGGAAGAAATTGAAGGTGCGCGCGGCCGTGTCGTTAACGGTACGGCGAGTTATATGCCCGGTATCTTTGGTTTAATGCTCGCAGGCTATGTGATTTCGGATCTGGCGGATCATAGCTGATTTCCGTCATTCCATTCGGGCAGCTTCGCGTCTAGAGATGATAGGTTATCATTCAACGTTGTTCTTAATGACTTTCCAGATTTTATAACCATCCGCGGTTGAAGCTTGCAGCTGCAGGCACTCGGTCGGCAATTCGACCGCGGAGTTTTCCACATATTTATCGAAGTCGAATTTTCTCAGCAGTTCGCAACTGATTTTCTTATCCAGTGTGGCCTGCTGTATCGCTTTATCAGCAAAACCAATTTCCATCGCCGGCGCCACTTTGACCTGCTGGTTCCCACCCTGGTGAATTACCCAGAAATTAACCCCGAGATTCTGCGCCAAGATATGTTCGCCTTGCGCAAAATAGTCGGTCGTTTGCGGTTTCTGGCTGAAATAGAAGGCCGAACTGCCCAGAGTGCCTTTAACCATGACCAGCATAAATAAAATCAGAAACGGGTGTGGTCGGATTTTCCAGTGTCGGCCAAGAATGAAAATCAGTATCGGAAACAGGTTATCCATCACATAGCGAATCTGCATGGGCAAAGAAAACCATCCGGCCGTCAGGAGCCATTGCTTATCGATGCGCTGCCAGCGGTACACAAATAAGAGTGCGAAAGCGCCCAGCAGAAGAATGCCCGGTAAGGCGAAACGATTTTCCGTGACATTGAGCCCTTCGATACGCATTGACCCGAAATTGAAGATATCCAGAATCTCTTGGAAATACTGACCTCCGCTCAACCACTGCCAGCCGACGGCGCCGGCAAGTAAAGGGAGTAGATAGATTCGTCGCCAGAAGAGCAGGGGGATCAGGTAGATAAAAAACAGATGATAGAAACTTGCCATCAGGCAGCCCAGTGTTAAATGCAGCAGCGCTTCCCATTGCGGTTTCAGATTCTTGTAGCTGGCAGCAATCGCCAGAAACATCAACAAGGTTTCAAAGATCGTCGGCCTGGCCAGCAGAAAACGATCGCCAACTGCCCAGATTATAAAAAGCAGTAAAAATATTCGTGTGTCTTTATGGGCCTCATGCAAGTTCAGGTAAACCACAAGCGCCAGCAGGGCAATCGAGGCGGTCTGGATTAACTTAATGCTGAAGGCTCCAAACGTCTGATAAAGGTTTCCTGCCAGCCAGTCAAAGCCGAACCAGGCATTGAAGTGATAAGGATAGCCGTCAAACATCAGACGGTAGTCGTAATCATATTGCCAGGCATGGACATGTCTTAACAGATCGTCCGGCGGCATCGGCGAAAAAAACAGCGTCATACCGATAAGAATGATGCTGATAAAGGTAAACGACAGGCCTTCGTTGTGCCATTGCGGATCGACGGGCGTATACACGGGTTTCCGCTCCAGCCAGTAGTTCTGTAGAAAAAGTGTCCAGTCGTCGTGGATTCGCCGTTTTACTTTACTCAACATAGATCAGTTCCGTTGGCTGCTGCGAAAAATAAAACGCTTAATCTCGCGGCTATGACTGTTGATGTTTTCGGAAATCAGGCCGATAGCGAAAGTGAGCAAGGTGAGAACGAAGCCGCCCATACTGACAATCAGCGTCGGAAAATGCGATACCTTCTCCGTTGTGATGAACTCGATCAACGGAATGGCAAAGGTAATACAAGAGAGAATAAGCAACAGCAGGCTGGCGTAGCCATAAAACTGCAAGGGCTTCTTGAGCTGGTACAGCCAAAACAGCTTAAAGAAAATTTTCGTACCGTCTCTAAGGGTACGCAGTTTAGAGTGTGAATCTTCCGGGCGTAGCCGGTAATCGACCGGTATCTCAGCAATGGCGGCACCGAGATCGAAGGCGTGGATAGTCAACTCGACTTCGACTTCGAAGCCGGAAGCGATTGACGGAAAGCTTTTGATAAAGCGCCGGCTCATTACCCGCATACCGGAAAACGGATCCATTACCGGCATGTCGAACAGCGTGGAGATCATTTTCGAAAACAGTCGGTTGCCCAGATAGTGGCCGGTTCGGTCATGGCTTGAGCGATTCTGTAAACGGTCGCCGACCAGCATATCCAGATGATCCTGTTGCAGACGTTCAATCATTTCCGGCAAGCGTGATGCATCGTAGGTGTCGTCTCCGTCCAGAGTGACGAAAATATCGGCTTCAACTTCGCCAAACGCTTTTTTCAGCGTTCTTCCTTTGCCGCGACGGACCTCTTTACGAACAACCGCACCTGCTGCGGAAGCGATGTCTGCCGTCTGGTCTGTGGAGTTATTGTCGTATACGTAGATGCGGCTCTCCGGAAGCGCGCTTCTGACATCGGCGATGACCTTGGCGATGGTTTGCGCTTCATTGAGACAAGGGATAATAACGGCAACAGAAGGCATGCAGGGCGGGCGCATATCATGGGCTTTGTCAGTGTGCGGTTGCAGTGTCGGGTTAAGTGTAAACATTTAATCGCTGTGCCAATTAAAGAAGAAACAATCGGTGTATGAAAACAGAGTGCTTGGATTATGCACTGTTTTCGAGTTTAGAGAACATCACACTATATTAACGTGAATAATGGCAAAAAGCGTTTGATTTGCGGTCGTTGAACCTTGCCGGCTAAAGAACGATTAGCCGGGCAAGTAAGTGGGGCGAGTTTTTAGCGCTCAAGCAGCGGTTTAAGGTATCGGCCGGTATGGGATTGCGGATTGGCGGCAATCTCTTCAGGTGTTCCCGTGGCGATGATCTGTCCGCCGCCTGAGCCACCTTCCGGGCCAAGATCGACGACCCAGTCGGCGGTTTTAATTACATCCAGATTGTGTTCGATAATGACAATGGTGTTGCCGTGATCACGTAACTGATTGATCACCTGCAGCAGCAGTTCAATATCGTGGAAATGTAAACCGGTGGTCGGTTCATCGAGTATGTACAGCGTATTGCCGGTATCGCGTTTTGACAACTCTTTGGCCAGTTTGACGCGTTGCGCTTCACCGCCCGAAAGGGTTGTCGCACTCTGGCCAAGTTTGATGTATCCGAGTCCGACTTCCATCAGCGTTTGCAGTTTGCGGGCCAAGACCGGGATCGAGTCGAAGAAGGCGCGTGCGTCTTCGACGGTCATTTCCAGAATTTCGTGGATATTCTTGCCTTTGTACTGCACCTGCAGGGTTTCGCGGTTGTAACGCTGGCCCTGACAGACATCGCAGGGAACATACACATCCGGCAGGAAGTGCATTTCTACCTTTAAAACTCCGTCGCCCTGACAGGCTTCGCAACGTCCGCCTTTGACATTGAAACTGAAACGCCCCGGGGTATAGCCGCGGGTACGAGATTCCGGCGTTGCCGCCATCAGTTCGCGGATCGGAGTGAAAAGTCCGGTATAGGTCGCCGGATTGGAGCGCGGCGTCCGTCCGATGGCGCTCTGATCGATATTGACGGCCTTGTCGAAATGCGCAAAGCCGTCGTGGCTCTTGTAAGGTGACGGAGTGTGCCCGGCTTTGTTCAAGATATTGGCCGACAGTTTGGAAAGGGTGCCGTTGATCAGCGTCGATTTTCCGGAACCGGATACACCGCTGACGCAGGTCAGCAGCCCGACCGGGATTTCCAGATTGACATTTTTCAGGTTGTTGCCGTGGGCACCGTTAATCTTCAACCAGCGTTCATCGGTTTTCAGGCGCTGCTGCGGAAGACTGATTTCACGCTTTCCGCTCAGGAACAGACCTGTCAGAGATTGCGGGTTGTCCATGATTTCCTGCGGTGTTCCCTGCGCCATGACTCGACCGCCGTGAATACCGGCTCCGGGCCCGATATCCAGTACATGGTCGGCCGCACGGATGGCGTCTTCATCATGTTCGACGACAATAACCGTATTGCCTAGGTCACGTAAATGGTTCAGAGTGCGGAGCAGTCGGTCGTTATCGCGCTGGTGCAAACCGATTGAAGGCTCGTCGAGGACATACATCACGCCGACCAGACCGGCACCGATCTGTGAAGCGAGGCGGATACGCTGTGCCTCGCCGCCGGAAAGGGTGTCAGCGCTGCGGTTCAGAGTCAAATAGTTCAGGCCGACGTTGACCAGAAAGCTCAAGCGTTCGTGAACTTCTTTAATGATTTTGGCGGCAATCTCACCTTTTGCGCCTTCAAGCGCCATACCGCTGAAAATCTGATGCAGTTCGCCGACCGGAAAATCAGTCAGTTGCGGCAAGGTGTAATCGTTAACATAAACATGCCGTGCTACTTCGTTCAGGCGCGTGCCGCCACAGGCCGAGCAGGGCTTGCTGGTGCGGTATTTTTCCAGTTCGTCGCGAACCGCTTTGCTTTCGGTTTCGGCAAAACGACGTTCCATATTCGGAATCACGCCTTCAAAGCGACGTACATCGCTGTATTTTCCGTGCGGCAACGGCAGTTGCTGACGTCCGGAGCCGTACAGAATCACTTTCTGATTGTCCGCAGAGAGTTCCTGCCACGGGGTTTCAATATCGAATTCATAGAAGTCGGCAACCGCTTTGAGCAGGTCGTAGTAGTATTTGTGACGACGATCCCAGCCACGAATCGCGCCTCCGGCAAGACTTAATTCCGGATGGCTGATGATCTTGTCGGCTTCGAAACTTTCTTTGACGCCCAGGCCGTCACAGGTCGGGCAGGCGCCGTGCGGATTGTTGAAAGAGAAGATTCGCGGTTCCAATTCCGGAACTGAATAGCCGCAATGCGGACAGGCAAACTTCTCCGAGAAAAGCAGCTCGAAGTCGTCATCTTCGCTCATGGGAACCACTTGCGCCAGGCCGTCGGACAGCCGCAGGGCGGTTTCGAAGGATTCCGCCAGGCGCTGCTTGATATCGTCGCGGACCTTGAAGCGATCGATAATGACCTCAATCGTATGTTTCTTGTTTTTTTCCAGTTCGATAGTGCCGTCGAGTTCTCGGGTTTCGCCATCAATACGGGCGCGGATGAAGCCCTGCGCCTGCAATTCGCTCAACAGCGTCTGATGTTCGCCCTTTTTGGCACGGACCACCGGGGATAAAAGCAGGCATTTACTGCCTTCCGGAAGTTCAAGCGTGTGGTCGACCATTTGGCTGACGGTTTGCGCCTGCAGATCGCAGCCGTGCGTCGGACAGCGTGGCGTCCCGACGCGGGCAAACAGTAAACGCAGGTAGTCGTAAATTTCGGTTACGGTTCCTACGGTGGAACGCGGGTTATGCGAAGTCGATTTTTGCTCGATCGAGATCGCCGGAGAAAGCCCTTCGATATGATCCAGATCCGGCTTTTCCATCACCGACAGAAACTGACGGGCGTAGGCGGAAAGCGATTCCACATAACGACGTTGACCTTCGGCATAGATGGTGTCAAATGCTAATGAAGATTTTCCCGAGCCGGATAAACCGGTAATTACGATCAGTTTGTCGCGCGGAATCGTTACATCGATATTTTTTAAGTTATGGGTGCGCGCGCCGCGGATGACAATTTCTTCAAGCATAGAACCCTGTCCAAGAATTTGAGGCAAACCGCTATTATAGCAAGGTTGCTTTTAAAACAATATGTTGCAGTCCGTGTCAGGGAGTCGAGCGGTTTGACGGGATTTAAATTGTTATGGGCAAGCGTTGCTTGATATGATTTCGTGTAATCCGCAATGATTAGCCGGTTAATTGTGTTTGAACGCGATTTTACTTGGGCGATTCGAATGATCGCTTGCCTCATGAGTGCGATTTCAGGGATTGAAACCGTATCGAACGGGAACGGACGCTGAGCGTTTTAGAAAAAGACCGCGAATAGGAATTTGAACCATGGATAGATGTGCCCTGCAGTCGGCATTTTTTGAGATCGCCGTCGCGATTGGGAACTCCTTTGAGTTGGACAAGATGCTGAATGAGACGGCAGGCCTGATGCAAAGTCGTCTTAACTGCGAATCGGTCACGATTTATCGACAGGAAGAAACTTTTGTCGAAATCTGTTGCGCCCATATCGACTCTCTGACCGGATGCTCAATAGATTCCAAAAATATGGAATCCTTGCTGCAGCAATATCAGCAGCATCGACAAGATTGGTTACAGATACAGAGTGGCAGAGATTTTTATTATCTGTTTGAGTTGAAAGATTTCGGCGTTCTGGTTGTGAACAGAAAGCGGTTGGAATTTGACGATTTTGCACGTAATTGCCTGCTGGAGCTTATGCAGAAGCTGGCGCATACCATTCAGGCATGCATCGATCATCAGAAACTGAGCAGCGTCAGGAAAAAGTTAATCGCAACGCAACGCGTCGCAAAAATCGGTGATTGGGAATTCGATCTGCAGGCAAACAAACTCGAGTGGTCTGCGGAAACCTACCGGATTTTTGAATGTGACGAAGCATCTTATAAGCCCTCCTATGACGGGTTTTGGGAACTGATTCACCCTGAAGACCGAGATAGGGTGTTTGCAGTTTTTGAGAAAGCCTTAAGAGACAAACAGGTTTGTAGCGCCGAGCATCGAGTGCTTTTCCCAGACGGTAGAATCAAATATGTTTTTGAGCAGGCATTTTCTGTTTTTGATGACCAGGGAAACCCGACCAGTATCGCTGGAACGATTCAGGATATTACCGAAAAGAGCCATATTGAAAAGGAATTGAATCAGAGAGAAACCGAGCTGGAAGCGATTGTTGAATCCATTCCTCTGATGCTGTTTGTTAAAGAAGCCAAGGAGTTGCGTTTTGTTCGCTTTAATAAAGCCGGCGAAAAAATTCTTGGTTACAGCCGAGCTCAGATGCTGGGTAAAAACGATTATGATTTTTTCCCGGAGGAGCAGGCGAGTTTCTTTATCGAGCAGGATCGTCAAGCGCTGAATTCCGGTAAGGTAACCTCTGTCGCCGAGGAAGTGGTCAGTACGCCTTCGGGCGATAGAATATTGCATACAATCAAAGTCGGTATTCCGGACGAGAAAGGCGAACCAAAATATCTGTTGGGGATTTCCGAAGATATAACCGAATTCAAACAAGCCAATGATCGTTTACAGGCCAGCGAGAAATATCTTCGATTGGCGCAATCGGTTGCCAAGGTTGGTCACTATGTCTTGAACGTCCAAAGCGGTCTTTGGACCAGCTCCGAAGAGTTGGACCGGGTTCTGGGCATTGATAATCACTTTGTCCGTGATGTGGCGGGATGGGTGTCGTTGATTCATCCGGAAGACCGAGCCATGATGACCGAGTATTTTACGAACGAGGTGCTGGGAAAGCACTGGCAGTTTGATAAAGAGTATCGGATTATTTCTCCAGTGGATGGCTGTGAAAAATGGGTTTACGGAATCGGCGTTCTGCAGTTTGACGATGCGGGCCAAGTCGTGGAAATGTTCGGAACCATTCAGGATATTTCCGAGCGTAAAAAGAATGAACGGAAGTTGAGTCAGGCGTCTTCGATTATCACCAATCTGGCCGAAGGCATTATGGTGACTGATGACGAAAACCGCTTTATCAGCATTAATCCGGCTTTTACCCGTATCACCGGCTACTCTTTGCAGGAGGTGAAAGGGAAGAGCCCGAATATTCTCTATTCGGGCAGGCATGATGAGAATTTTTATCGCGAGATGTGGGATAGCCTGCTTGATAAGGGGCATTGGCAGGGTGAGGTTTGGAACCGTCGCAAAAACGGGGAGGTTTACCCG
The genomic region above belongs to Thiomicrorhabdus xiamenensis and contains:
- the rpsM gene encoding 30S ribosomal protein S13, yielding MARIAGVNIPVNKHIVIGLTSIYGIGSTAAKKVCAATGIEPSTKVRELTEDQLEALRNEVTNYTIEGDLRREVSMNIKRLMDMGCYRGIRHRRSLPLRGQRTKTNARTRKGPIKPIKR
- the uvrA gene encoding excinuclease ABC subunit UvrA, giving the protein MLEEIVIRGARTHNLKNIDVTIPRDKLIVITGLSGSGKSSLAFDTIYAEGQRRYVESLSAYARQFLSVMEKPDLDHIEGLSPAISIEQKSTSHNPRSTVGTVTEIYDYLRLLFARVGTPRCPTHGCDLQAQTVSQMVDHTLELPEGSKCLLLSPVVRAKKGEHQTLLSELQAQGFIRARIDGETRELDGTIELEKNKKHTIEVIIDRFKVRDDIKQRLAESFETALRLSDGLAQVVPMSEDDDFELLFSEKFACPHCGYSVPELEPRIFSFNNPHGACPTCDGLGVKESFEADKIISHPELSLAGGAIRGWDRRHKYYYDLLKAVADFYEFDIETPWQELSADNQKVILYGSGRQQLPLPHGKYSDVRRFEGVIPNMERRFAETESKAVRDELEKYRTSKPCSACGGTRLNEVARHVYVNDYTLPQLTDFPVGELHQIFSGMALEGAKGEIAAKIIKEVHERLSFLVNVGLNYLTLNRSADTLSGGEAQRIRLASQIGAGLVGVMYVLDEPSIGLHQRDNDRLLRTLNHLRDLGNTVIVVEHDEDAIRAADHVLDIGPGAGIHGGRVMAQGTPQEIMDNPQSLTGLFLSGKREISLPQQRLKTDERWLKINGAHGNNLKNVNLEIPVGLLTCVSGVSGSGKSTLINGTLSKLSANILNKAGHTPSPYKSHDGFAHFDKAVNIDQSAIGRTPRSNPATYTGLFTPIRELMAATPESRTRGYTPGRFSFNVKGGRCEACQGDGVLKVEMHFLPDVYVPCDVCQGQRYNRETLQVQYKGKNIHEILEMTVEDARAFFDSIPVLARKLQTLMEVGLGYIKLGQSATTLSGGEAQRVKLAKELSKRDTGNTLYILDEPTTGLHFHDIELLLQVINQLRDHGNTIVIIEHNLDVIKTADWVVDLGPEGGSGGGQIIATGTPEEIAANPQSHTGRYLKPLLER
- the rpsD gene encoding 30S ribosomal protein S4, which codes for MARYIGPKCKLARREGTDLFLKSGVRSIESKCKIDQLPGVHGAARKKVTEYGLQLREKQKVRRMYGVLEKKFRLYYKEADRRKGSTGVNLLQILESRLDNVVYRMGFAATRAEARQLVSHKAILVNGQSVNIPSFEVSAGDVVSIREKSRNQTRIAAALELKAQTGAVSWVEVDTKAFEGTFKSVPDRADLSADIQENLIVELYSK
- a CDS encoding DNA-directed RNA polymerase subunit alpha produces the protein MQEMLEQLLTPRMVDIQRLTPFHSRVTLEPLERGFGHTLGNALRRILLSSMPGAAIVEAQIDGVLHEYSSIEGVREDVLEILLNLKEVAVKLHATNSAELTLNKQGPAVVRASDIALNHDVEIANPDHIIAHLSEGAELNMSLRVESGMGYRAAQTDNDSAIGVLRLDASFSPVHTVSYEVQNARVEQRTDLDKLIFDVVTDGTLDPEDAIKQAATVLHLQLNAFVDLKHKEVAAPQEEENEFDPIFLQPVDDLELTVRSANCLKAEQIYYIGDLVQRAEPQLLKTPNLGKKSLQEIKDVLAQRGLSLGTKLENWPPASLVSKES
- a CDS encoding glycosyltransferase family 2 protein, with protein sequence MFTLNPTLQPHTDKAHDMRPPCMPSVAVIIPCLNEAQTIAKVIADVRSALPESRIYVYDNNSTDQTADIASAAGAVVRKEVRRGKGRTLKKAFGEVEADIFVTLDGDDTYDASRLPEMIERLQQDHLDMLVGDRLQNRSSHDRTGHYLGNRLFSKMISTLFDMPVMDPFSGMRVMSRRFIKSFPSIASGFEVEVELTIHAFDLGAAIAEIPVDYRLRPEDSHSKLRTLRDGTKIFFKLFWLYQLKKPLQFYGYASLLLLILSCITFAIPLIEFITTEKVSHFPTLIVSMGGFVLTLLTFAIGLISENINSHSREIKRFIFRSSQRN
- a CDS encoding tRNA threonylcarbamoyladenosine dehydratase; amino-acid sequence: MDALFERSLLVFEEKGIAQLQNAHVLVAGVGGVGGFVAEALARAGVGQITLIDHDTVNPSNKNRQIIALDSNLGRNKAEVMAARIADINPACRVTISKEFIRPDDMHSLLSPGYDYVVDAIDSLNCKVALVATAKQLGLKVASSMGAGRRIDPSKIQLADISKTHGCALARNMRQRLKKQRIAKGVMTVFSSEIPKAPGPMEEIEGARGRVVNGTASYMPGIFGLMLAGYVISDLADHS
- the rplQ gene encoding 50S ribosomal protein L17; this encodes MRHGKSGRKLNRNSAHRKAMFKNMSASLIEHEVIRTTVAKAKELRTVAEPLITLAKNDSVHNRRTAFARLGDKAAVGKLFQELGPRYQGRPGGYIRILKCGYRPGDNAPMAIVELVDRPVAEADNAAE
- the rpsK gene encoding 30S ribosomal protein S11, which translates into the protein MAKANSRVKKKAKQVVTDAVAHVHASFNNTIVTITDRQGNALCWATSGGSGFRGSRKSTPFAAQVAAERVGQMAQEYGVKNIDVMVKGPGPGRDSAVRGLNSVGFKITSISDVTPIPHNGCRPPKKRRV
- a CDS encoding TatD family hydrolase — translated: MLFDTHAHLLEATPQEVAALHYPVLNVTTDSSQWSDAVELSKQSPMVACALGLHPWFVCEDSFPALVTLENYLQREKICALGEIGLDFQKQFSANKDLQLEVFESQLQLAQKYLLPVSIHVIKAHNEMLALIKEYPVSGVIHGLGASLPLVKSYIDLGFKVGVNGVVCRENANRYHAMLQNFDLRHFVLETDYPNIALPGQNNVSLNDINRVAETVASLKNSPLEEVLLQTGYNAQQIFRFSQD